Proteins encoded in a region of the Flammeovirga yaeyamensis genome:
- a CDS encoding tetratricopeptide repeat protein — MESELTFLRAKTLFDHGKYQEAEKELQILMGQTPDDIFLILLYAETLIQLDKTEEAIQIINHGLSIESDSDLLLYTLAKCQLIVSKDKEARKSIQAAIEYNPEDADYFALLAKIHLSEKDYQESYDAANQALAFDAENSLALNVKSTASIKLGLKEEMTQTIEDNLHKNPNDSHTHAIVAMNLLEAKEYKKALRHAEEAMMINPNDELAQWVILESLRCKYFIYKIFFAFQTWLGNLKGGQQWLFIIGFYFGAKYLGKFSADHPEYAPYIDPVIYILALFAFSTWIIQPLSNMILSVNRYGKFLLSDQEKRVAKISLFLITTGLISLVISLFVKAEVWLSIGIFALLMMIPTSRYYDNIKGNWLMIIGLVIIIGLGLMNIIIGAMVNVGFSKYTVYFIYSIVAFQFGANFLSTKK, encoded by the coding sequence ATGGAAAGCGAACTGACCTTCTTACGGGCTAAAACTCTTTTTGATCATGGTAAATACCAAGAAGCTGAAAAAGAGCTTCAAATTCTGATGGGGCAAACGCCTGATGATATTTTCCTGATCTTACTCTATGCAGAAACACTCATTCAGTTAGATAAAACAGAAGAAGCTATCCAAATTATAAATCACGGTCTAAGCATAGAAAGTGATTCTGATTTGTTGCTATACACTTTAGCAAAATGTCAGCTGATAGTATCAAAAGATAAGGAGGCTAGAAAATCTATTCAGGCAGCCATAGAATACAACCCGGAAGATGCCGATTATTTTGCACTTTTGGCCAAGATTCATTTATCAGAAAAAGACTATCAAGAGAGCTATGATGCCGCTAATCAGGCCTTAGCTTTTGATGCTGAAAATTCATTGGCTTTGAATGTAAAATCTACAGCTTCCATCAAGTTGGGATTAAAAGAAGAGATGACTCAAACGATTGAAGATAATCTTCATAAAAATCCAAATGATAGTCATACTCACGCCATTGTAGCCATGAATCTCCTGGAAGCTAAGGAGTATAAAAAGGCACTTAGACATGCCGAAGAGGCGATGATGATCAATCCCAATGATGAGTTAGCACAGTGGGTAATTTTAGAATCATTACGCTGTAAGTATTTCATTTACAAGATCTTTTTCGCTTTTCAAACTTGGTTAGGTAACCTCAAAGGTGGACAACAATGGCTGTTCATTATCGGGTTTTATTTTGGTGCAAAATACCTAGGAAAATTTAGTGCAGACCATCCTGAGTATGCTCCATACATCGATCCTGTTATTTATATATTGGCACTTTTTGCCTTCTCCACTTGGATCATTCAACCGTTATCCAACATGATATTATCCGTTAACCGGTACGGCAAATTCTTGCTTTCTGATCAAGAAAAACGGGTAGCAAAAATCAGTTTATTCCTCATTACAACAGGATTAATATCCCTTGTTATTAGCCTTTTTGTTAAAGCAGAAGTATGGCTAAGTATAGGTATTTTTGCTCTTCTAATGATGATTCCAACAAGTCGATATTACGACAATATCAAAGGAAATTGGCTCATGATTATTGGCCTTGTCATCATTATTGGACTTGGACTAATGAATATCATTATTGGAGCGATGGTTAATGTTGGCTTCTCAAAATACACTGTTTACTTTATCTATAGTATTGTTGCTTTCCAGTTTGGAGCGAACTTTTTATCGACGAAAAAATAG
- a CDS encoding HmuY family protein encodes MKLFNTTIFSSLLLLSLFSCNNDDDTNTTIPDDNVDSKIITAELTGQLSHEVYVDLNTGETVTSEVNTWEVAFDQNGTIISNSGKKVALAMPVETDFDAINEESAQGLQLYYDDESADKTLTAWNKNGFELNTPYILDLGIDGLGKSLGFKKFIISENSSSQAVIKFADLNGENEQTTTVEKGSGFVYFSMIENKVNEVEPANWDIVLKPVTVRTGAPCFTMGDAAMPGINCDIMRLNASVIINQNGSVKGAKTSNYPDLEPNDDPEHEINLLTIEDSNFEEITPSTVGDLEMTTQGNLIGKEWFHIQTPHRDGVYKVYSHITFVVNDEEGNNYKLRFLTYSKDGQNGYPTFEYQLIQDN; translated from the coding sequence ATGAAGTTATTTAACACAACAATCTTCAGCAGCCTTTTACTTTTATCATTATTCTCTTGTAATAATGATGATGACACTAACACAACTATTCCAGATGATAATGTGGATAGCAAAATCATTACAGCAGAGTTAACAGGTCAACTTTCGCATGAAGTTTATGTTGATTTAAACACTGGTGAAACAGTTACATCTGAAGTAAACACTTGGGAAGTAGCATTTGATCAAAACGGAACAATCATTTCCAACTCAGGCAAAAAAGTAGCATTAGCTATGCCCGTAGAAACTGATTTCGATGCTATCAATGAAGAAAGTGCACAAGGTCTTCAGTTGTACTACGACGATGAATCGGCTGACAAGACGTTAACAGCTTGGAACAAAAACGGTTTTGAGTTGAATACACCTTATATCTTAGATTTAGGTATCGATGGTTTAGGAAAATCATTAGGTTTTAAAAAGTTCATCATTTCTGAAAATTCTTCTTCACAAGCAGTGATCAAATTTGCTGACTTGAATGGTGAAAATGAGCAAACAACTACAGTAGAAAAAGGTAGTGGTTTTGTGTACTTCTCTATGATCGAGAATAAAGTGAATGAAGTAGAGCCTGCCAATTGGGACATCGTTTTAAAGCCAGTGACTGTTAGAACAGGTGCTCCGTGTTTTACAATGGGTGATGCAGCAATGCCAGGTATCAACTGTGATATCATGAGATTAAATGCTTCGGTTATCATCAACCAAAATGGTTCAGTTAAAGGTGCTAAAACATCGAACTATCCTGATTTAGAGCCAAACGATGATCCAGAACACGAAATCAACTTATTAACTATTGAGGACAGTAATTTCGAAGAAATCACTCCTTCTACAGTTGGTGATTTAGAAATGACTACTCAAGGTAATTTAATCGGAAAAGAGTGGTTCCATATTCAGACTCCACATAGAGATGGAGTGTACAAAGTATATAGCCATATCACATTTGTAGTAAACGATGAGGAAGGAAATAATTACAAATTAAGATTCCTTACTTATTCTAAAGATGGTCAAAATGGCTATCCGACATTTGAATATCAATTGATTCAAGATAATTAG
- a CDS encoding AAA family ATPase: MSNDIIKGLEDALANSPSNIQLRKLLADTLLDHNKYEEACLHYQMIIPHADQFPDILYKYSIAYYHTNRIDMAIVMLEEFVEKNPTDLDALVLLSKSFIKENNISAAIDVYQKVQAIDPNFSDEELDKHLKVSDNALDEINSILEEPTKASVTFKDVGGMQKVKKEIDLKIIKPLQNADLYKAYGKKVGGGILLYGPPGCGKTFIAKATAGEVNAKFIHVSLNDILDMWMGNSEKNLHEVFENARQNTPCVLFFDEIDALGANRSNFKNTGGRNVINQFLQELDGAENDNDGVLILGATNTPWHLDPAFRRPGRFDRIIFIPPPDTEAREEILKLKLDGKPIGDIDYTKVAKKTEEYSGADMEAIIDIAIEKKLEASFEDGIPKPIETKDLVQGAKSHAPTTKEWFTSARNYALFSNAAGIYDDVLDYLKIKK; the protein is encoded by the coding sequence ATGAGCAACGATATTATTAAGGGATTGGAAGACGCCTTAGCCAACAGTCCCTCGAATATCCAACTAAGAAAACTATTAGCGGATACTTTACTTGATCACAATAAATATGAGGAAGCATGCCTACACTATCAAATGATCATCCCTCATGCCGATCAGTTTCCTGATATTTTATACAAATATTCTATCGCTTATTACCATACCAACCGTATTGATATGGCCATTGTGATGTTAGAAGAATTTGTAGAGAAAAATCCAACAGATTTGGATGCCTTGGTGTTATTATCAAAAAGCTTTATTAAAGAGAATAACATCTCTGCGGCTATCGATGTGTATCAAAAAGTGCAAGCTATCGATCCCAATTTTTCTGATGAGGAATTAGATAAACATCTAAAAGTGAGCGATAACGCTTTGGATGAAATCAATTCAATTTTAGAAGAACCAACAAAAGCATCGGTTACTTTTAAAGATGTTGGAGGGATGCAGAAGGTGAAAAAGGAGATTGATTTGAAGATCATCAAACCTTTACAAAATGCTGATCTATATAAAGCTTATGGTAAGAAAGTCGGTGGAGGTATTCTATTGTACGGCCCTCCGGGTTGCGGAAAAACCTTTATTGCCAAAGCTACAGCAGGAGAAGTAAACGCTAAATTTATTCACGTTAGTCTAAATGATATTTTAGATATGTGGATGGGAAATAGCGAAAAGAACCTTCACGAAGTATTCGAAAATGCTCGTCAAAATACGCCATGTGTTTTATTCTTTGATGAAATCGATGCATTAGGAGCCAACCGTTCCAACTTTAAAAATACGGGTGGTAGAAATGTAATCAATCAGTTTCTTCAAGAACTGGATGGAGCAGAAAATGATAACGATGGCGTACTAATTTTAGGGGCTACCAATACACCTTGGCACCTTGATCCCGCTTTCAGAAGACCTGGTCGTTTTGATCGTATTATCTTTATCCCACCTCCAGATACAGAGGCAAGAGAAGAAATTCTGAAGTTAAAATTAGACGGAAAACCAATTGGGGATATCGATTACACTAAAGTAGCAAAGAAGACCGAAGAGTATTCTGGTGCCGATATGGAGGCAATTATTGATATTGCCATAGAAAAGAAATTGGAAGCTTCTTTTGAAGACGGCATTCCAAAACCAATAGAAACAAAAGACCTTGTTCAAGGAGCTAAATCTCATGCACCAACTACTAAAGAGTGGTTTACCTCGGCTAGAAATTATGCCTTATTTTCGAATGCAGCAGGTATTTATGATGATGTATTGGACTACTTAAAAATTAAAAAATAA
- a CDS encoding zinc-binding dehydrogenase translates to MKAITYQFETDQFHLNEIDIPEIGKNEILVKVKACGINPVDAKIKFWKGAIPEPVPSPYVVGLDVVGEVVKMGKKVKGFAKGDEVFYHGNMFKPHGGLAEYAVHDYRTVFHKPYSLKNKAAAAAPCAGWTAWRALVEKLKVNEGDKVLIIGAAGGVGSYAVQIAKHVCKAKKVIAVASSQKHDYLKSLGADEVIDYKNTDVVAKVKELTKGKGVSKSFDCVGDDNDIIAANSLTFNGEMLELVGVVRPDKYDNVFSKNITFHQLALGAAHGFDKNSLNTIIDAANGLTDAMLNGKVKTPQLITVDFEGAIETLNSILDRKITGKVVLKI, encoded by the coding sequence ATGAAAGCCATAACTTATCAATTTGAAACAGATCAGTTTCATTTAAATGAGATTGATATTCCTGAGATTGGGAAAAACGAAATTCTAGTTAAAGTAAAAGCCTGTGGTATTAACCCTGTAGATGCGAAAATTAAATTTTGGAAAGGAGCAATTCCTGAACCTGTCCCCTCTCCTTATGTCGTCGGTTTAGACGTTGTTGGTGAAGTGGTTAAAATGGGAAAAAAGGTAAAAGGTTTTGCTAAAGGGGATGAGGTGTTCTATCATGGAAATATGTTTAAACCTCATGGTGGTTTAGCAGAATATGCAGTTCACGACTACCGTACAGTTTTCCACAAACCTTATAGTTTAAAAAATAAAGCAGCTGCTGCTGCTCCTTGTGCTGGATGGACGGCTTGGAGAGCATTGGTGGAAAAACTAAAGGTGAACGAAGGTGATAAGGTGCTAATTATTGGTGCTGCCGGTGGTGTTGGATCTTATGCCGTTCAAATAGCCAAACATGTTTGCAAAGCCAAAAAAGTGATTGCCGTAGCTTCTTCTCAAAAGCACGATTATTTAAAAAGCTTAGGTGCTGATGAGGTGATCGATTACAAAAACACTGATGTAGTCGCTAAAGTAAAAGAACTGACCAAGGGCAAAGGGGTTTCTAAATCTTTCGACTGTGTAGGTGATGATAACGATATTATTGCGGCAAACTCTTTAACCTTTAATGGTGAAATGCTGGAACTCGTTGGTGTGGTTCGCCCAGATAAATACGATAATGTATTTTCTAAAAACATCACTTTTCATCAATTGGCTTTGGGGGCTGCTCATGGTTTTGATAAAAACAGCTTAAATACCATCATCGATGCTGCGAATGGTTTAACGGATGCAATGTTGAACGGGAAAGTCAAAACTCCTCAATTAATTACTGTCGATTTTGAGGGGGCAATAGAGACATTAAACTCAATTCTTGATCGTAAAATCACAGGGAAGGTCGTGCTGAAGATCTGA
- a CDS encoding TonB-dependent receptor → MMKITIRSFLLCMLTIQAFGQDLTQVIRGQVIDATSKTPLPFATVMVTSVDTPLGVVSDENGKFRIENIPVGRHDLKISLMGFETSFENNLMLTSAKELVLTISLKESVTEMDEVVIKATNGNGEPLNEMVSVSGHSFTVEQTERLAVFDDPARLVASYAGVTTGSLDENGVVIRGNAPKGVLWRLEGVEIPNPNHFGGLSSFGGGAISALSGLMLGDSDFLTGAFPAEYGNAMSGVFDMQFRNGNNETHEHAVQLGVMGLDISSEGPFSKKNNASYLFNYRYSTLALLKPLLPVENSVPTYQDLSFKINVPTKKAGVFSLWGLGLIDDINAQAFQDTTKWESKYDRNNELGTFRTGVIGLTHNYSFSNKTFLKTSVVGSQEYKRYESEELDFNLTPYPSSDMYVENNKWTVSSVLQHKFSASHFNRTGVIFNQLDYHSKLRFDPDFKDPLFDYVDESSDINTVQFFTQSQFDLTSQLKLSVGIHSQYVNFNNELTFEPRGSLKYQMNPMHSLGVAYGKHSKVEPLPLYFSKVEENGVISQPNTSLPLSKAHHFVVSYGWQLNDKLRLDIEPYMQFLYDIPVTPDSSYSAINIDAQWLYEDRLVGTGTGKNYGVDITLSRSLSDGYYYMFTSSIFDSKYKGGDGIERNTRYNRGFVINAIYGKEWVMGKNNNKILGLSGRFNFIGGKYATPVNVEESIDEQDIVYDESNIYSIKQDPNYRLDISFYWKINKKKHSGTWKFQLLNALGSMDQYGYLYNYKTDQIEKDQAQVIIPSIAYKVEF, encoded by the coding sequence ATGATGAAAATAACTATTCGCTCATTTCTGCTATGCATGCTTACTATTCAAGCTTTTGGACAAGATTTAACTCAGGTAATTCGTGGACAAGTAATTGATGCTACATCAAAAACTCCCCTCCCTTTTGCTACAGTTATGGTTACTTCTGTGGATACTCCTTTAGGCGTTGTATCTGATGAAAATGGAAAGTTTAGAATAGAAAATATACCTGTTGGGCGACATGATTTAAAAATCTCACTGATGGGATTTGAGACGTCGTTCGAGAATAATCTAATGCTTACTTCAGCTAAAGAATTAGTGCTTACTATTTCTTTAAAAGAAAGTGTTACAGAAATGGATGAAGTGGTGATTAAAGCAACCAACGGAAATGGGGAACCGCTAAACGAAATGGTAAGCGTCAGTGGACATTCATTTACGGTGGAACAAACGGAACGTTTGGCTGTTTTTGATGACCCCGCCCGATTAGTGGCTTCGTATGCGGGTGTGACTACCGGAAGTTTAGACGAGAACGGTGTGGTGATTCGAGGAAACGCTCCCAAAGGTGTTTTATGGCGATTGGAAGGTGTAGAAATTCCCAATCCCAATCACTTTGGTGGATTAAGTTCTTTTGGTGGTGGTGCAATTTCGGCTCTAAGTGGATTAATGTTGGGCGATTCTGATTTCCTCACCGGAGCCTTCCCTGCCGAGTACGGTAACGCTATGTCCGGAGTATTTGATATGCAATTCAGAAATGGGAATAACGAGACCCATGAACACGCAGTGCAATTGGGTGTAATGGGATTGGATATTTCGTCGGAAGGACCGTTTTCAAAGAAGAACAATGCTTCTTATTTATTCAATTATCGTTACTCTACTTTGGCTCTGCTCAAGCCTTTATTACCTGTAGAAAACAGTGTTCCTACCTATCAGGATCTAAGTTTTAAAATCAATGTACCCACCAAAAAAGCCGGTGTATTCTCTCTTTGGGGATTGGGATTAATCGATGATATCAATGCTCAAGCTTTTCAAGATACCACCAAATGGGAATCAAAATACGACCGTAATAATGAGTTAGGTACCTTTAGAACTGGCGTGATTGGTTTGACGCATAATTATTCATTCAGCAATAAAACCTTCTTGAAAACTTCGGTTGTTGGATCACAAGAATATAAAAGATATGAATCCGAAGAACTTGATTTTAATTTAACCCCTTATCCTTCATCAGATATGTATGTTGAAAACAATAAGTGGACGGTTTCATCAGTTTTACAACATAAGTTTAGTGCCTCTCATTTCAACCGCACTGGAGTGATATTCAATCAGCTAGATTATCATTCTAAATTACGTTTTGATCCTGACTTCAAAGATCCTCTTTTTGATTATGTCGACGAATCAAGCGACATCAATACAGTACAGTTTTTTACCCAATCGCAATTCGATTTAACCTCACAATTAAAGCTTAGCGTAGGTATACATTCTCAGTATGTCAACTTTAATAATGAGCTCACTTTCGAGCCAAGAGGTAGTCTTAAATATCAGATGAATCCGATGCACTCTTTAGGTGTCGCTTATGGCAAACATTCTAAGGTGGAACCTCTTCCTTTGTACTTTTCAAAAGTGGAAGAAAACGGAGTAATATCTCAACCGAATACCTCTTTGCCATTATCAAAAGCACATCATTTTGTAGTGTCTTACGGATGGCAACTAAATGATAAATTACGATTGGATATTGAACCTTATATGCAATTCCTTTATGATATTCCAGTTACTCCCGACAGTTCTTATTCGGCCATAAATATTGATGCACAATGGTTATATGAAGATCGATTAGTGGGTACGGGAACAGGTAAAAACTATGGGGTAGACATCACTTTATCTCGATCGTTATCAGATGGTTATTACTACATGTTCACTAGTTCAATTTTCGATTCTAAATATAAAGGAGGTGATGGAATTGAGCGTAATACACGTTACAATCGAGGATTTGTCATCAATGCTATTTATGGTAAAGAATGGGTGATGGGAAAGAACAATAATAAGATTCTAGGACTAAGTGGACGATTCAATTTCATTGGAGGAAAATATGCTACTCCGGTTAATGTTGAGGAGAGTATTGATGAGCAGGATATCGTCTATGATGAATCAAATATTTATTCTATAAAGCAAGATCCGAATTATCGTTTGGACATCTCGTTCTATTGGAAAATCAATAAGAAAAAACACTCGGGCACTTGGAAATTTCAGTTGCTGAACGCTTTAGGAAGTATGGACCAATATGGGTATTTGTACAACTATAAAACCGATCAAATAGAAAAAGATCAAGCACAAGTGATTATTCCAAGTATTGCTTATAAAGTGGAATTTTAG
- a CDS encoding class I SAM-dependent methyltransferase, protein MQELKNMLMPFARPFLQEMKIRQFKSDVKQRKKSNQPLKVVIGSENIFDDGWLPTDIYIIDLLEERTWKKFFDENDIDLLLAEHVWEHLTLEQGKIAAKNCYKFLKKGGNIRLAVPDGYHQDEDYIDYVKPGGHGIGSDDHKVLYNYKLFQSIFEEAGFQVKLLEYFDEEKEFQCCDWDTQNGTINRSIRFDSRNVNNEPKYTSIIIDAVK, encoded by the coding sequence ATGCAGGAACTCAAAAATATGCTAATGCCTTTTGCTCGCCCTTTTCTTCAGGAAATGAAGATCAGACAATTTAAAAGTGATGTCAAACAACGAAAAAAAAGTAATCAACCTTTAAAGGTGGTCATCGGTAGTGAGAATATTTTTGATGATGGTTGGCTCCCAACAGACATCTATATCATTGATCTTTTAGAAGAACGTACTTGGAAAAAATTCTTTGATGAAAACGATATCGATCTTCTATTAGCAGAGCATGTTTGGGAGCATCTCACTTTAGAACAAGGTAAAATTGCTGCTAAGAATTGCTACAAGTTTTTAAAGAAAGGTGGGAATATACGTTTAGCCGTTCCGGATGGTTATCATCAAGATGAGGATTATATTGACTATGTAAAACCTGGTGGACATGGCATCGGTTCAGACGATCATAAAGTTTTATACAACTACAAACTCTTTCAATCCATTTTTGAGGAAGCTGGTTTTCAAGTCAAATTATTAGAATATTTTGATGAAGAAAAAGAGTTTCAATGTTGTGATTGGGATACTCAGAATGGGACGATCAACCGTTCTATTCGATTTGATTCTCGGAATGTCAATAATGAACCAAAATATACTAGTATTATTATTGATGCCGTGAAGTAA
- a CDS encoding TonB-dependent receptor plug domain-containing protein: protein MLNKYLPDNCNLLYVAIIGFLAFSFNGYSQVKNKIIVTDEGNQPLQAVSISVVEDNTLIGTTSIKGEILNSFRKETVVMIHALGFEDLIVTIKPNKSYIFHLHEKIDELDEVVVTGGFVPTKANQSLYNVKRIGVDEVEARGAVNMSDLLQQQQNIKVIHDNVLGSRIILNGLSGVNVKILMDGLPLVSGSGDDIDLNQLNLNDIERIEVVEGPLSVQYGSNALAGTVNLITKKPLMNEPWRGGVNTYAETVGKFNVDASLRKGWENTSLSLSGGRNQFLGYDLDPNKRGKFWRPNTQYYGNMRVKQQIKNVAVSGFYQQFYEQAQGLGESQLGLNSQINKVSQMARDNEFTTHRINGGVNIDAKLNHRSQLQFMNGISYYEQQTQKFVRDLDYNMEWLSKTESDHDTTSFMTATFRGSYVLSEIGAHNSTWVVGYEANVNRAAGGRVESGSADGYDEYSAYTAYKWQISNEWAFQTAFRYTYNTYFHNGAVQFLGTDIPLVPSFNLLYKPSENWQYRLSYGKGYRVPSMREMFYHMQDQNHYIVGNPDLTPEVGDNINFQTTYSKNVGEWRYSVNTSVFYNNIKNKIEMMEMDRSLLPPDVPENTPVVRTYDNIEEFVSTGFSINLASEYQSRLTIDPGFSFLARSGSEASDQFFNSYEITLRTSYLIRKYDTRINLFYKFNSPYAEFAKEADGTVGTQTLDSYSLLDLTATKPFFNRKLLVTAGAKNLLNVTKVNIYGDGSKGILSRIGTGERPIDYGTQLFIKLGYQF from the coding sequence ATGCTTAATAAATATTTACCTGATAATTGTAATTTACTATACGTTGCAATAATTGGTTTTTTAGCGTTCTCCTTTAATGGTTATTCGCAAGTAAAAAATAAAATCATAGTAACTGATGAAGGTAATCAGCCTTTACAAGCGGTATCTATCTCAGTGGTAGAAGATAATACGTTAATTGGTACTACATCTATAAAAGGAGAGATATTAAATTCGTTTCGAAAGGAAACTGTTGTAATGATTCATGCCTTGGGTTTTGAAGATCTGATTGTAACTATCAAGCCCAATAAAAGTTATATATTCCATTTACACGAGAAAATTGATGAGTTAGATGAGGTTGTTGTAACGGGAGGTTTTGTCCCAACAAAAGCAAACCAATCATTGTATAATGTAAAAAGAATTGGTGTAGACGAAGTAGAGGCGAGAGGTGCTGTAAACATGAGCGACCTTTTACAACAACAGCAAAACATAAAAGTAATTCATGATAACGTTTTAGGTAGTAGAATTATCCTTAACGGATTATCTGGCGTGAATGTCAAAATCTTAATGGATGGTTTACCGTTAGTGAGTGGAAGTGGAGATGATATCGATTTAAACCAATTGAATTTAAATGATATTGAAAGAATCGAAGTAGTCGAAGGTCCATTGTCTGTTCAATACGGAAGTAATGCTTTAGCTGGAACAGTTAATTTGATTACGAAGAAGCCATTAATGAACGAACCTTGGAGAGGAGGAGTCAACACCTATGCAGAAACAGTAGGTAAATTTAATGTAGATGCTAGCCTAAGAAAAGGATGGGAAAATACTTCTTTATCATTAAGTGGGGGACGAAATCAGTTTTTAGGGTATGACTTAGATCCCAATAAAAGAGGAAAATTTTGGCGACCAAATACTCAATATTATGGAAACATGAGAGTGAAGCAACAGATTAAAAATGTAGCTGTTTCAGGTTTCTATCAACAATTTTATGAACAAGCACAAGGATTAGGAGAATCTCAATTAGGATTAAACTCACAAATCAATAAAGTGAGTCAAATGGCAAGAGATAACGAATTTACCACTCATAGAATTAATGGAGGAGTAAATATCGATGCTAAACTAAATCATAGAAGTCAGCTGCAATTTATGAACGGCATCTCGTATTACGAACAACAAACCCAAAAGTTTGTAAGAGATTTAGACTACAATATGGAGTGGTTAAGTAAAACCGAATCTGACCATGATACTACTTCTTTTATGACAGCTACTTTTAGAGGAAGTTATGTGTTGTCAGAAATTGGAGCTCACAATTCGACTTGGGTGGTAGGTTATGAAGCCAATGTAAATAGAGCAGCGGGAGGTCGTGTAGAATCGGGTTCTGCAGATGGCTACGATGAGTATTCTGCTTACACGGCTTACAAGTGGCAAATTTCTAATGAATGGGCATTTCAAACCGCATTTAGATATACCTATAATACTTATTTCCATAATGGAGCAGTACAGTTTTTAGGTACCGATATACCATTGGTTCCCTCCTTTAATTTATTGTACAAACCATCAGAGAATTGGCAATATAGATTGAGCTATGGTAAAGGATACAGAGTCCCGTCTATGAGGGAAATGTTCTATCATATGCAAGATCAAAATCATTATATCGTTGGTAATCCTGATCTTACTCCAGAGGTTGGAGATAACATAAATTTCCAAACTACTTATTCAAAGAATGTTGGGGAATGGAGATACTCTGTAAATACATCGGTCTTTTATAATAACATAAAAAATAAGATCGAAATGATGGAAATGGACCGTTCACTATTGCCTCCTGATGTTCCAGAAAACACTCCTGTAGTGAGAACATATGATAACATCGAAGAGTTTGTGTCGACAGGTTTTTCTATCAATTTGGCATCAGAATATCAATCAAGATTAACGATTGATCCTGGATTTTCATTCTTGGCAAGATCAGGTTCAGAAGCTTCAGATCAGTTCTTTAATAGCTATGAAATTACACTTAGAACAAGCTATTTAATTCGTAAATACGATACAAGAATCAACCTTTTCTATAAGTTCAATAGTCCTTATGCAGAGTTTGCTAAAGAGGCGGATGGAACAGTAGGAACACAAACATTAGATTCCTACAGTTTACTGGATTTAACAGCTACTAAGCCATTTTTTAATCGAAAACTATTGGTAACAGCTGGTGCTAAAAACTTATTGAATGTAACGAAGGTGAACATTTACGGAGACGGTTCTAAAGGCATTTTATCACGTATCGGAACAGGCGAGAGACCTATTGACTACGGTACGCAATTATTTATAAAACTAGGTTATCAATTTTAA